TGTTCAGCCATTCAAAGTTTTCAGAAGTCTTTTTTTCTGTCTCAACGATTTTGGACTTAAGAGTAACGGTGTCTTGATAAGTGTATGGCTCAAAACGATCGTTAAGAAGTACATTGCCCTCATCCGTGGGAATGGCACTAATGTCATAGGATATACCAACAACTCGTCTCTTATTGGCTCTCTTTATCACACGCTTTGACTTCCCAGATGTAAGCAGCTCATGCACCTCTCCTTGGTGTTCATCGGCATAAGCTTGAATTTGTTCTGCGTGAAAAGGCTCAAACTTAACAACCGCTTCCTTACCATCCACAACGGCCTCATAAGCAAATAATCTGCCCCAATTATCATAAAGAGGTGTTGACAATTGCATTTTTTGACCTTTTAAGACTCTGGCCTTACTTGCGTTTTCGAAAAAGACGTCGCTTACGGGAACCTCTCCTTCAAAAAGCCATGGGTATTGAACTAAGAAGGTAGCTTTGTCACCAACTTTACGATCAATATAATTCTTTATAGAAAGCGTCCTGCCATATTCAGTTTTTACAGTGGAGGTGAAGCGGTTTTCCTTTTTTACGCTTAAAACCGTGATGTTCTCGAATAATTCGTCCTTTTTCGGTCTGGTTTTTTCACGCTCAAATGTTTTTGGATTTTCAACATATTGATTGCCGCTTTTGACGGAGATTAATTCATTTATCTCGAAGCCTCTGAGCTCTTTTCGGCTCATGTTTTTCATGGCTTCTTTTTGTACTTGTAAGTCGTTGCTCAGAACTCGATAGGCAGAACCACCCTCTGGTAAACCAACGTTATTGTAGTAACTTCTAAAAAGAGCTGTGTTGAACATCATGTTCATTTGCCACCGAGCTCTTTTACGAAATTTTACTTCCGCTTTTGTGCCAATTGGAAATGCATCCATCATTTCTTTAGCTAATATCGATTTGAATTGGATGTACGCTGTTTCACCGTTTTCTTTTTCAACTTCGACACCGATAATCAACCCAAGTGTCGAGGGTAGAAATTTGTTTATGGTAACTTTTTCGGTATAAGAGACGCTTGGGTCGGCATTAAGCCTAATTACCTTTTGCGCTAAGCTGATGTTTGCCAGCACAGTTAAGCATAGTATTGTGATAGTTTTTTTCATAATTCTTGAGTTTATGATCGCAAGCTATGGCCTAACCTTAAGATGAAATTAAATTGAAATTAATGTTTCTTAATTTAAGCGTATGAAAAAAAGGTGTGCTTGGTGCGAAAATAGTTTTGATGCTTATATAACCTATCATGATACAGAATGGGGTGTGCCTGTCCATGACGACCGCGTGCACTTTGAGTTTTTAATTTTAGAAGGGGCACAAGCTGGTTTAAGCTGGTCTACCATTTTAAAAAAGCGGGATGGATACCGAAAGGCCTTCGCAGATTTCGACCCAGAGATTGTCGCTGAGTACCCACAGAGCATGGTTGAAGAACTTTTACTTGACCCTTCAATAATCAGAAATAGGCTTAAAGTGCAAGGGACCGTTATTAACGCTCAAAAGTTTCTAGAAGTGCAAAAGGAGTTTGGCTCATTTGATCAATACATTTGGTCATTCGTCGGCCATAAGCCTATAGTTAACCGCTGGAAAACTATGGAGGAGGTGCCAGCGAAAACCCCAGAATCCGATGCAATGAGTAAAGACCTAAAAAGGAGAGGGTTTAAGTTTGTAGGGAGTACTATTATGTATGCTTACATGCAGGCTTGCGGTTTGGTCAACGACCATGTTGTAGACTGCTTTCGATATGCTACTGTTTAATATTTAATACCACGTTTTTTCTAGGTATTTCTATTGTCCACATACCGACGGCAGTGGTATCGTTGGCAATCATTGGTTTGGTGTATAGTAGCACTTTTCCATCCTCAATTTTCTGGACATTAGCTTCCGAAACCAGTCCAGCTTCACTGTTATACAAATAAGCTTCAAAGATATCTAGGGCCTTGCCAGATAAGTCTCTGGGGTCATCAAAAAAGTAGTGATCTTTGACATAAATAGAATCTGTACCATACCTGATATTTAATACATACGTATCTGATATAGGCTCTGGAATGGCGCTGAGGCTAAAATCTGAAGAGATTTGATCGCCCATTTTCATAGCCTCCTCTTGAATTTCGGCGTCGGACACAATTCTTATTTCACGGGCATCCATTTCAGCCTTTGCGCTAGCGGTATCTATTTTCTCGTTGCCACAACTTTGTAAAAAGAATAGGCAGGTAATAAAGGTTAATGTCTTTTTCATTCACTTGTTTCTATGGAATGGTATACAAATGTATAACGGATTGCTTTTGTTTTTTAATTTTGGTACTTAATACCGCCAAGAATGATTGAAAAACTCATTGCCATAAAAGATAGATTTGAAGAAGTGGGTCAGTTGATTATCCAACCAGATGCCATGTCTGATATGAAAGTTTACTCCAAGCTAAGTAAGGAGTATAAGGATTTGGAGAAGATCGTCAATATCTACAATGAGTATCAAAGTGTAATAGACAATATTGCGAACTCCAAAGAGATCTTAAAAACCGAAAAAGATGAAGAGTTTCGCGAGATGGCGAAGCTGGAATTGGAAGAGCTTAACCCAAGACAAGAAGAACTTGAGGAAGAGCTCAAGATATTACTGATTCCGAAAGATCCTGACGATGAAAAAAATGTAATCGTTGAAATTCGCGCAGGAGCCGGGGGCGACGAGGCTGGAATTTTTGTAGGTGACATGTTTAGACTATACGAGCGCTTTATCGACGCTAAAGGCTGGACTAAGGAATTGATTACGACTAATGAAGCTTCTTCCGGAGGTTTTAAGGAAATCGTTTTTAGTGTGGAAGGTGAAGATGTTTACGGTTCCCTGAAGTTTGAATCCGGTGTTCACCGAGTGCAAAGGGTTCCAGTCACAGAGTCTCAAGGTCGCGTGCATACCAGTGCTGTTTCTGTTGCGGTACTGCCTGAGGTTGACGAAGTTGATTTTGATTTGAACATGAAAGATGTTCGTAAAGATACCTACCGAAGTTCTGGTGCTGGTGGTCAGCACGTAAACAAAACAGAATCTGCTGTACGTTTGACGCATATTCCAACCAACACGGTTGTGGAGTGTCAAGATGGAAGGTCACAGCATAAAAATTACGCCAAAGCACTCCAGGTACTGCGATCTAGACTCTATGAACAAGAGCTTAAGAAACAGCAAGACGAAATAGCAGGAGAACGAAAGTCACTTGTAGGAAGTGGCGATCGATCGGATAAGATTAGAACTTATAACTATCCGCAAGGAAGGGTAACAGATCACCGAATTGGCTATTCTGTTCACAATTTACCGACAGTAATGGACGGACAGATCGATGACTTCATAGAGAATCTAAGAATCGCTGAAAATGCCGATAAAATGAAGGGCGAATAGCATGAAATTTTTTCAGGCTGAGACCCGTCTTTCTCCTAGGTCAAGGGGCTTTCATTTAATAACGCATGAAATTACAACTGCTATTCCAGCATTGAAAGAGATAAATACTGGGCTGCTTCATGTTCATATAAAGCATACATCTGCAAGCCTAACGATTAATGAAAATGCTGACCCAACAGTGAGAGAGGATTTTGAATCTCATTTCAACCTATTGGTTCCTGAAGATGGTACCCACTATCAGCACACATTTGAAGGGCCAGATGATATGACATCTCACATAAAGGCTTCGATACTTGGTTCATCTGTTACTGTACCGATCACAAATGGAAGGCTCAATTTGGGAACCTGGCAGGGGATTTATCTATGTGAACACAGAAACCATGGCGGTAGCCGCTCTATAGTGCTGACCGCACAGGGTATTTGATTGTATTAAGAGTGGTTTTTAGGAATTATAGTCTTCAGCCTCAAGCTCGAAAAGGCGATTCACCGAGGTATTAAAGATTTCTGAAATTTTGAGCGCAAGGACCGTTGAAGGAGTATATTTCCCTCTTTCAATAGCATTGATACTTTGACGAGACACACCGACTAGTGTTGCTAGCTGTTCTTGCGTAATTTTTTTCTTTTTGCGTTCTTCCTTGAGTATACTTTTCATGTCTACCGGAAATATTTATCGTCCAATATTAGACTTAAATGCACTTTTATGTCAGGTAAGTAGAGTTAACTTTGTATTACATTTTTGTGCCGAATTAGACTTAATTGTTACACAGTTGTTAAAAATTTGTGAAGGGCTTCTTAACAAATGACTTTTGAACTATCTTTGTGCTCTCAAAACGAAAAATTATGTTGTTTGATCCACCAATCGCTTCTGGCGCAAATACATTTATCTGGATTGTTGTTATTCTAATTGGATTTGTAGGCGCAATTAGTCAACATGACGCCCTGTTTAAAGGGAAAAAGAAAAAAGAGGAACACTAGTCAGATCCTTTTAACTAGTTTGTAATAATCGAATACGGTTATTCTGAAGGCTTCCCTTGACTTTTCAGTGTCTAGGAAAGCCACCCAATCATCCTCTATTTTTATAGAAAAAGTACTGCCTTTTTGTATATGCGCATATATGCTATCCGCAAATTCGGCTTGTTTATTCTTATTTCCTTTCTCGTATAATACTTCTCCATTATTACCATCAGCGTTAGACCATTTTATGGTGATTGTATCTGCTTGTCCAATAAGGTCATTGGGTTCTAAAAGTAAATAGGCTTCATCGAAGCGCCAGTTATTGACAATGGCCAAATTGATGATAGGCCTGTCATTTGACAAATCCCTTTTCTTTAGCCTGAAAATATTGAGCTTGGCCTCCTCCATTACTTCTGTGTTGTAATAGAGTTGGCGAACATTTTTAAAGAATAGTTCAGAAGCATCATCCGTGGCGAAAGTCACCGATGCCTGATCCACTACAGTTCTTTTATCTGGATTGCAGGATAGGAATAGGGAAATCAGACAAACCGTAAGAAATGATTTAACATGCATGAGTTTCTAACCCATAGTTAAGCTTCTTGTTTGTACGTTTTACTCACTTCCTGGATTTGGTTCCATGCATTTTCAACATGGTAAGCCTCTAGGTTGGTGTTACCAAAAGCTAGTCGGAGTGTAAATTGATCTAGAAGTTTGGTTTGGGTGAAAAACAGCTTTCCAGATTTATTGATTTCATTCATAATCGCTTTGTTGATCTGGTCGAGTTGATCTGGGGGGGCTCCTACGAACCGAAAGCATACTGTATTTAAAGGAACTGGTGCCATTAATTCGAAATCTGGATGCTCAATAACTTCTTGCGCTAGCCATTTACCGAGGGCTATATGCGCTCTGATCTTCTTTTGAATTCCCTCAACGCCCATTTCTCTTATCACAAACCAAAGCTTTAAAGCCCTAAATCTTCTGCCTAGTGGTATTCCCCAATCTCTGTAATTTTTCACCTCTTCATCAACTGAAGTTTTAAGGTAATCGGGTGTAATAGTAAATGTGTTAACGAGTGCGACAGGGTCTTTGACAAAATAAGCAGTGCAGTCAAAATTGGTAAACATCCACTTGTGGGGATTAAAGACAAAAGAATCGGCTTCGTCCACACCTTCAGACATCCAACGCAATTCGGGCAATACCAATGCTGTACCGGCGTAGGCAGCATCTACATGATGCCAAATGTTGTGGCGCTTGCAGATTTCGCTGATTTTAGCGATAGGATCAACCGCTGTGGTACTTGTTGTCCCAATAGCTGAGACAACACAGATAGGTAAAAAGCCTGCTGCGATATCCTTTTGAATTGTTTCGGCCAAAACTTCCGCACGCATGGCAAAATTCTCGTCTACAGGAACCTGCCTGAACTGCGATGCTCCGAAACCAGCGATTTTAACTGCTTTTTCAATTGATGAATGAATTTCAGAGGAGGCGTAAACAGTGAATTTTTGTTCACCAAAACCATCTTCATTAATGGCGAACGCTGTGGCCTTTTCTCTAGCAGTAAGGAGGGCACATAATGTAGCTGTGGAGGCAGTATCTTGAATAACACCAGTGTAATTACTCGAAAGCCCAAGCATTTCTCTTAACCAAATCATTACTTGCTCTTCCAACTCCGCTGCAGCAGGAGATGTAAGCCAAATCATGCATTGAGAGCCTAAGGTACTCATTAGCATTTCGGCCAAAACAGAGGCTTTACTCTTGTTTGCAGGGAAATAGGCCATGAAGTTTGGACTTTCCCAGTGGGTTATACCAGGCATGATCACATCCTTGAAATCTTTGAAGATGGCCTCGAAGGGATCAGCTTTATCCGGTGCATTATTGGGAATCTGATTGAGAATTTGGCCGGGTTTAATATCTGGAAGTACAGGGTAGTCCTCCACATTTTCAAAATAGTCGGCCATCCAATCGACTAACTCATGTGCGTGCTTTCTAAAATCTGACGTGTTCATGCAGCTCTGATTATAAACCGAAGTTAAAATAAGAATGGACGTAATGATCAAAACTAGGCGCTATTTATTCGGTTTACCGTGGCTTCTAAGGCCTTGTTATTTAATCAAGGAAATTAAAAACATAATTATTTTAAAATATGTCATTGATATTCCGATTAATTATTGGTACTTCATGTTTATAAACTAAATAACTAAAAACATGAAAAAATTATTATCAATAGTGTTGCTCTTAGCTTTAACGGTACCTTTTGCTATTTCACAACAAGGACCACTACCTGGCCAAACTGGTAAAAGCTTTTGTAGGGATGAAAAGGGAAGGTGTAAAATAGATAAAAAAGCTAATGGTGATTATACCTCCAAAGAACGCGCGGAATGTAAGCTGTTTAAGTTGAACTGTAAAATACTTCATACTTAGGAAAGCTTCTTTAGTTTAAATAAACCTTCAATTAAGTCCTTGTAAACATTCTACGGGGACTTTCCAATTTCTTATTATGACGGTGAATAGAGTTTTGTTAACTATTTGTGCCTGCTTAGTATTAGGCTGCAGTTCTCAAATAGATGTGCCTGAACTCGAAGTTCAAATGGTTAAAGAAATCAATACAGATCATTTGATGCCTAAAAGTTATCTCATTAATTCAAAAGTAGGCCAGTTGGGGGATACACTGTTTTACTGGGATAAAACCATATTTCAACTAGTGTTAGTTGATAAAAAGTTTAATTGGGTCGCTGGTCTTTTGGGGGAAAGGGGTGTTGGCCCTGATGCACTATCATTTCATAGTGGTCATAGCGTTATCGATAACATGTATTTTATTTATGGACAGAATGTTGTGGTTTTTGATGCCCGGACCTTAGGTTTTTTGGGTAAATACAAACTACCTCAGATAGATGTCGACTGGATTATAAAGTACCAAGATAAATATCTCGTAGGAGGTCTTTTCTATGAAGAAAACACTTATTCGGTTTTCTCCCTTGATTTCAGTTTAGACAAGGGTTTCGATAATCAAAAGAAACTTTTTGATATAGAGTTTCCTGAAAGGCTTGATGAGTTGAGCAAAGTTACGAAGGCGTTAGTTTTAAATGATTTTCTATTTATTCTAAAGCCTGATTTGGGGGAATTAGTGAAGGTAGATTCCACTTTAAGTATTGTATCAGATAATCCACTCCCCTATAGTTTTACTAAGGAAGAAAACATTATTGATTACGGAGATGAGCTCGATATCGACATATATGAGTGTTGGGATTTTACAGCAAAGGATGGCCGGCTATTCTTTCTCAGGACACTCGATTTGGCCAATCTACACCTACCAAAAGAGGCGGTAAGCAGAAAAACCATACATGTATTGAATGCCGATGAGCAGGTGCTCGGTGCACTGCACTTAAAAGAAAAGGCTGTTTTCATCAGCTTTGTGGATGATGAACTTGTTACAATTGATCAGAATAATGAAAAGTATGTCAAGTATAAGGTCACTTATTAGTTTCTTTTTGATTCTCTTTCTTGGCCAGCTACATGCCCAGGACAGAGACATTGTGGAGTCGTTTCTAAAGAAATTAAAAGTTGAATACCCTCAATTTTCTTTGATTTATTTAAACGACAATATTCAAATAAAAGAGTTTGTAATTACTGACCGATACGTAGTATTAATGGATGCAAAATGGGGTACAAAAGGAAGGTCGGGTAGTTACTTTTATTTATTCGATAGGCAAAGCATGGTAGTTCAAGATACTCTCATTATGCAGCAAGTGTCACCAAGCTTTAATAACAACCTTCTTGTTAGTGAAGATAGATTGTTTTATCGGCCCAAAACAGGGTTTCTGGAAGAGTATACCAAAAAGGTATTTTATGATGCCTTAACACTAAGTATACCTTTAGAGGAAGGTAGGTTTGGGTCTCTAGGTTTTCATGAAGATTCAGGTCAGGCTAGTGAAAATATGTTTTTACATTTCCGTGATGCCCGAAATTTCATCAGGTCAGACACAAAAAAAACAGTTTTTTACACAATCAATGACAAGACTCAGTCTTATAAGTTTAAAGACTTAGCAGATTACAGTTATGCCAAAAGGAGCCTATATAAGTACTTATTTCCATCTACTGTGACCAGCAAAGGTCTAGTCTTAATAGATGGAGTAGCTGGTAAATTGGTTACGGCTAACCAAAATAAAAGCGAAAAGAGCTCCATAGTTCTACCAAAGGAGTTCAATGAATCCATATTAAACGCACTTCTTTATGATGAACAAGCTGATCGTTTGTATTTGCGACTTGTTTTCAAGAATGATGAGAAACTTTATCGGCTGAGCGGCGGAGAATTTCGTCGTTTAGGGATTAATCTTCCTATGGCATTTAGTGAAGTGAGTATCGGAATTGGATATCATCGAGCCATGCACATACGTGATGGAAAGCTTTATATTTCTTTGGATATAGAAGAAGGTGGAAAGTCCTACGACGGTCTTTTCGTGGCTGATTTATAGATTGGTTACTAAGTTATCATAATATGTCTGGCTGATTGGTATTGTGCCTTCTTCAAGGTGTAATTGGTGTTTTTCTACTTTGAGGATCATCGATTTGTTCACAACATAAGAGCGGTGTACTTTGATGAAGTCATCGCTTGAAACAAGTGACTCAGCTTCATCCATTTTCATGCGGCAAAGAACCTTTCTTTCAGACGTATGAAAACCAACATAATTACCATCACCTTTTATATATCTTAAATCCGACTTTTCTATTCGGATAAATTCATAACCACTTTTTAGGAATAGGTAGTTTTGGCTTGATTTTTCTGTTTGCTCTGCCAATTTGTTGACTGCCTTTAAGAACCTTCCAAACTCGAATGGCTTGAGTAAGTAATCCGCCGCCTCCAGTTCATAACTTTCTACAGCGTATTCTGAATAGGCTGTGGTGAATATAATGTGTGGCTTATTCGTTAGGCTTTTTACAAATTCTAAGCCTGAAATGTCGGGCATATTTATATCAAGAAAAATGAGGTCGACTTGGTTTGCATTTAGGTAATTGAGCCCTTCCAAAGCATTTGTAAAAACTGCTTCTAACTTTAAATATGGAATTTTAGCTGCATGTTTTTCGACAATTGAAAGTGCTATCGGTTCGTCGTCTATGGCAATGGCGCTGATCATGATAGTGTCACTTTAATATTAGCCTCAAATTGCTCCTCATTTTCGAAAAGTTGAAAAAGATGCTTTTCGGGATAAAGAATGGCCAATCGTTTTCTGACGTTCTCTAAACCTATACCACTTTCCTCTTCTTTACGATTAGTTTTTGGGTGCATACTATTCTTCACGTTGAGGGTAACGTCATTTCCATCACACGTTAATTTTATTTTTGCCCAAGAAGAAGCGTTCATACTAATCCCATGTTTGAAGGCATTTTCTATCATTGGAATCAGTAGCATAGGGGCGATTTGCCCGTTACAACCATCCGCTATATCAATGCTTAGGTCTATATTTTCTTTGTTATCAATTCTTAAAAGTTGAAAATCAATGTAGTCATGAATGTATTTGATTTCTCGATCTAGCGGAATTTTATCCGTAGTATTTTCCTGAAGCATAAAGCGCATCATGTCGCTAAGTTTCTGGACTCCTTCAGCTGATTTGGGGCTCTCTTCTTCCAAAGCCAAACCATAAACAGTATTTAACGAGTTGAAGAGAAAATGCGGGTTAATTTGGGACTTAAGAAACGATAATTGTGATTCACTTTCTTTCAGGTTTTTCTGAAGGCGAATGCTATTACGAGCGTTTGCTAAGTTTAACCTAAAAGTAATTACAGAAACAACAGCGACAATTACAGTTAAAAAGAATGTAATACCAAGAGCAATTATCCAATCTGGGTTAAGCCACCTATCGCCAAAGGTTAAACTATCATCAATGAACAACATCACTATTCCCAAAAGTCCCAAAGAAGGAAATAGAAACTGTGAAAATTTGTTTCCAATGCCTGTAGAAGAAATACGGCCTTTATTTAGGAATGCAGAGAAGAAAATTGCTGATGAAAGTGTCATAAATGATGCTGCAACCAAAGACTGAGGTATTAGCATAATCACCTGGCCTAAGCCAATAAAGATATAGGTAAAGAGACCTATTATTATGGTGAAGTAGATTAAAAAAGAGATGAACCAAAATGAGTTATTGAGCCTTTGAGTATCGTTTTTCCAAGTGGTTTCGAGCTTTTGTATTTTAAAAATCAATACACTTATCCCGAAAGCATTTAAAAATCCAATACTATTTCTGATGATTAAGTGTTCGAAAAGAGAAATCGATGATGCAGAAATTTTACCATTCCTTGGGCTTATAAAATAGGTACTATTGATTGCCTGATCGAGGTATCCTAGAGCTATCCCTAGCAATACACTTACTAGAATTGCTATTGGAAAAGCTAGCCACCACTTCTGGTGCTTGTCTAGTCTCTTGAACAGGAATACGTAACTGATAGGGACTATTAGAATATAGGCAGAGTAATTAATTAACTTATGCCAAACAAAGTATTTAAGTTTAGCTCTGGCAATTTCCTCGGTACCGAAAAATTCGGTTGCATTCATTACCCACAATTCACCGTTATGTCCAGTAAGACTAAAATATTTTTGAACAAAGAATAGAACCAATGCTACGAGAAAGGCCCAGAATGTAATTGTTATCTTTTTCATACCCAATGTTAGCGGCTGCAATGCTTTCACTCAATTAAATGTGACCAAATACCTGCAGAATGTG
This is a stretch of genomic DNA from Roseivirga misakiensis. It encodes these proteins:
- a CDS encoding helix-turn-helix transcriptional regulator, whose amino-acid sequence is MKSILKEERKKKKITQEQLATLVGVSRQSINAIERGKYTPSTVLALKISEIFNTSVNRLFELEAEDYNS
- a CDS encoding pyridoxal phosphate-dependent decarboxylase family protein — encoded protein: MNTSDFRKHAHELVDWMADYFENVEDYPVLPDIKPGQILNQIPNNAPDKADPFEAIFKDFKDVIMPGITHWESPNFMAYFPANKSKASVLAEMLMSTLGSQCMIWLTSPAAAELEEQVMIWLREMLGLSSNYTGVIQDTASTATLCALLTAREKATAFAINEDGFGEQKFTVYASSEIHSSIEKAVKIAGFGASQFRQVPVDENFAMRAEVLAETIQKDIAAGFLPICVVSAIGTTSTTAVDPIAKISEICKRHNIWHHVDAAYAGTALVLPELRWMSEGVDEADSFVFNPHKWMFTNFDCTAYFVKDPVALVNTFTITPDYLKTSVDEEVKNYRDWGIPLGRRFRALKLWFVIREMGVEGIQKKIRAHIALGKWLAQEVIEHPDFELMAPVPLNTVCFRFVGAPPDQLDQINKAIMNEINKSGKLFFTQTKLLDQFTLRLAFGNTNLEAYHVENAWNQIQEVSKTYKQEA
- the prfA gene encoding peptide chain release factor 1, yielding MIEKLIAIKDRFEEVGQLIIQPDAMSDMKVYSKLSKEYKDLEKIVNIYNEYQSVIDNIANSKEILKTEKDEEFREMAKLELEELNPRQEELEEELKILLIPKDPDDEKNVIVEIRAGAGGDEAGIFVGDMFRLYERFIDAKGWTKELITTNEASSGGFKEIVFSVEGEDVYGSLKFESGVHRVQRVPVTESQGRVHTSAVSVAVLPEVDEVDFDLNMKDVRKDTYRSSGAGGQHVNKTESAVRLTHIPTNTVVECQDGRSQHKNYAKALQVLRSRLYEQELKKQQDEIAGERKSLVGSGDRSDKIRTYNYPQGRVTDHRIGYSVHNLPTVMDGQIDDFIENLRIAENADKMKGE
- a CDS encoding DNA-3-methyladenine glycosylase I gives rise to the protein MKKRCAWCENSFDAYITYHDTEWGVPVHDDRVHFEFLILEGAQAGLSWSTILKKRDGYRKAFADFDPEIVAEYPQSMVEELLLDPSIIRNRLKVQGTVINAQKFLEVQKEFGSFDQYIWSFVGHKPIVNRWKTMEEVPAKTPESDAMSKDLKRRGFKFVGSTIMYAYMQACGLVNDHVVDCFRYATV
- a CDS encoding secondary thiamine-phosphate synthase enzyme YjbQ, producing the protein MKFFQAETRLSPRSRGFHLITHEITTAIPALKEINTGLLHVHIKHTSASLTINENADPTVREDFESHFNLLVPEDGTHYQHTFEGPDDMTSHIKASILGSSVTVPITNGRLNLGTWQGIYLCEHRNHGGSRSIVLTAQGI
- a CDS encoding LytR/AlgR family response regulator transcription factor: MISAIAIDDEPIALSIVEKHAAKIPYLKLEAVFTNALEGLNYLNANQVDLIFLDINMPDISGLEFVKSLTNKPHIIFTTAYSEYAVESYELEAADYLLKPFEFGRFLKAVNKLAEQTEKSSQNYLFLKSGYEFIRIEKSDLRYIKGDGNYVGFHTSERKVLCRMKMDEAESLVSSDDFIKVHRSYVVNKSMILKVEKHQLHLEEGTIPISQTYYDNLVTNL
- a CDS encoding histidine kinase; the encoded protein is MKKITITFWAFLVALVLFFVQKYFSLTGHNGELWVMNATEFFGTEEIARAKLKYFVWHKLINYSAYILIVPISYVFLFKRLDKHQKWWLAFPIAILVSVLLGIALGYLDQAINSTYFISPRNGKISASSISLFEHLIIRNSIGFLNAFGISVLIFKIQKLETTWKNDTQRLNNSFWFISFLIYFTIIIGLFTYIFIGLGQVIMLIPQSLVAASFMTLSSAIFFSAFLNKGRISSTGIGNKFSQFLFPSLGLLGIVMLFIDDSLTFGDRWLNPDWIIALGITFFLTVIVAVVSVITFRLNLANARNSIRLQKNLKESESQLSFLKSQINPHFLFNSLNTVYGLALEEESPKSAEGVQKLSDMMRFMLQENTTDKIPLDREIKYIHDYIDFQLLRIDNKENIDLSIDIADGCNGQIAPMLLIPMIENAFKHGISMNASSWAKIKLTCDGNDVTLNVKNSMHPKTNRKEEESGIGLENVRKRLAILYPEKHLFQLFENEEQFEANIKVTLS